A region from the Clostridia bacterium genome encodes:
- the recO gene encoding DNA repair protein RecO, translating into MALVRCEGVILRVRDYGEADRIITVLSGPEGKFDAVARGARRPRSRMVGVTQQFSQAALLLFRGKNLDTLSTAELVSAHLNLSSDVLRMAYASYVAELIDKMTGERERNDHLYHLVVATFDALDSLSCDPAHVALAFEVKFMSLIGFRPELWKCVGCGASAEASGWFGPEAGGLLCDRCRQRDRGNVPFGTESRQAAIAMLTLGYGQICLEMAEPGGTTQLQMALRSYVDHRVERRLRSLDFIEDLRTMERGENR; encoded by the coding sequence TTGGCCCTTGTAAGATGTGAGGGTGTTATCCTCAGGGTTCGTGATTACGGCGAGGCGGACAGGATCATTACTGTGCTTTCCGGCCCTGAAGGCAAGTTCGATGCGGTTGCCCGCGGTGCGCGGAGGCCGAGGAGCCGGATGGTCGGCGTCACTCAGCAGTTCTCACAGGCGGCTCTTCTGCTATTCCGGGGGAAGAACCTGGATACTTTGAGCACAGCGGAGCTCGTGTCTGCACATCTGAACCTATCATCGGATGTGCTGCGCATGGCATACGCCTCATACGTTGCTGAACTCATCGACAAGATGACTGGCGAACGCGAGAGGAATGATCACCTGTACCACCTGGTCGTTGCCACATTTGACGCGCTTGACTCGCTCAGCTGTGACCCGGCTCATGTGGCGCTTGCTTTCGAGGTCAAGTTCATGAGCCTGATAGGTTTCAGGCCTGAGCTGTGGAAATGCGTGGGGTGTGGAGCTTCGGCGGAGGCCTCTGGCTGGTTCGGGCCTGAAGCAGGGGGCCTTCTGTGCGACCGCTGCAGGCAGCGGGATCGCGGCAACGTGCCGTTTGGAACAGAATCCCGGCAGGCTGCCATCGCGATGCTCACATTGGGATATGGCCAGATATGCCTGGAGATGGCTGAACCGGGCGGCACGACCCAACTGCAGATGGCGCTACGGTCCTACGTGGACCATCGGGTGGAGCGCAGGCTGCGTTCGCTTGACTTCATCGAAGATCTCAGAACGATGGAGCGGGGGGAAAACCGGTGA
- a CDS encoding deoxyguanosinetriphosphate triphosphohydrolase: protein MSIRERIEAEEAQRLSPYAALARESRGRDRSEAPDAFRTCYQRDRDRIIHCKAFRRLKHKTQVFYSPEGDHYRTRLTHTLEVSQIARTVARALSLNEDLTEAISLGHDLGHTPFGHSGEAALNAVLEGGFRHNEQSLRVVEFIERRENHEERGLNLTWEVRNGIVCHSAEWPEYAVTLEGQVVRYADKIAYVNHDVDDAIRAGIITESAIPDEARRTLGMSRAERLDTLVGDLIENSSGQPNVVLSPEVAEGMAVLREFMFERVYTGSAAKTEAEKAKALLIQLYYYYIDHVNELTCDSGEPSAPGDPVQTAVDYIAGMTDQYAMKQWMSRFVPAPWAVY from the coding sequence GTGAGTATCAGAGAGAGGATAGAGGCGGAGGAGGCCCAGCGGCTCTCCCCCTACGCCGCACTCGCCCGCGAATCCCGCGGACGCGATAGGTCCGAGGCGCCTGACGCATTCCGCACCTGCTATCAACGGGACAGGGACAGGATCATTCACTGCAAAGCCTTCAGGAGGCTCAAGCACAAGACCCAAGTGTTCTACTCGCCTGAAGGAGATCACTACCGTACCAGGCTCACACATACCCTCGAGGTATCGCAGATCGCCCGGACGGTCGCGCGAGCTCTGTCGCTGAACGAGGATCTCACAGAGGCCATATCCCTCGGTCATGACCTTGGGCATACTCCATTCGGCCACTCCGGGGAGGCGGCACTAAACGCGGTGCTCGAGGGAGGATTTCGCCATAATGAGCAGAGCCTGCGTGTGGTGGAGTTCATTGAGCGAAGGGAGAACCATGAAGAGCGAGGATTGAACCTCACCTGGGAGGTGCGGAATGGCATTGTGTGCCACTCCGCAGAATGGCCGGAGTACGCAGTGACCCTAGAGGGGCAGGTGGTGAGATACGCCGACAAGATTGCGTATGTGAACCATGATGTGGATGATGCTATAAGGGCAGGGATAATCACCGAGAGCGCGATTCCCGATGAGGCCAGGCGCACTCTGGGAATGAGCAGGGCCGAGAGGCTTGATACGCTGGTAGGAGACTTGATCGAGAACAGCTCTGGCCAGCCCAACGTCGTGCTAAGCCCCGAGGTTGCAGAGGGTATGGCGGTACTCCGTGAGTTCATGTTCGAACGGGTGTACACCGGCTCTGCGGCGAAAACAGAGGCGGAGAAGGCCAAGGCGCTTCTCATTCAGCTCTACTACTACTACATTGACCATGTGAATGAGCTCACTTGCGATTCGGGTGAGCCATCCGCGCCTGGCGACCCTGTGCAGACAGCTGTGGATTACATCGCGGGCATGACTGATCAGTATGCAATGAAGCAGTGGATGTCCAGGTTCGTCCCGGCGCCATGGGCAGTCTACTAG
- a CDS encoding stage II sporulation protein M yields the protein MKSVSVLYRRALPMAFRSHRRYLLFAGVLFSACIVIGYRGYSGSGDSLPWVFASLVRLKDSMATASPGRRILILFWNNFRVTLISVGLGWLLGLVPLVSLALNGVIIGVGVRSMMLRSGASLPAVAASFAAHGLFELPAFVAGQAVGIRIGFLTPLAWRGKGGAPDLGRAVAEGVTILVLFVVPLLALAAVLELEVSPAVLRMAAPVLK from the coding sequence TTGAAGAGTGTCTCCGTCCTCTACAGGCGGGCCCTTCCAATGGCTTTTCGCAGTCACCGGCGGTACCTGCTGTTTGCCGGTGTGCTGTTCAGCGCCTGCATCGTCATTGGCTACAGGGGATACTCCGGCTCCGGTGATTCGCTTCCGTGGGTTTTCGCAAGCCTTGTGAGGCTGAAGGACAGCATGGCCACTGCCTCTCCGGGGCGGAGGATCCTGATTCTGTTCTGGAACAACTTCAGGGTGACTCTGATCTCCGTGGGTTTGGGCTGGCTTTTGGGACTAGTCCCCCTCGTAAGCCTCGCATTGAACGGCGTCATCATCGGGGTGGGAGTCAGGTCGATGATGCTGAGATCAGGGGCATCTCTGCCTGCAGTGGCAGCATCCTTCGCGGCTCATGGGCTGTTCGAGCTGCCAGCCTTCGTGGCCGGGCAGGCAGTGGGCATTAGGATAGGGTTCCTGACGCCTCTCGCCTGGCGGGGGAAAGGCGGGGCTCCGGATCTCGGTCGCGCAGTTGCAGAGGGAGTGACGATACTGGTTCTGTTCGTCGTGCCTCTTCTGGCTCTCGCAGCTGTTCTGGAGCTTGAGGTGAGCCCCGCAGTGCTCAGGATGGCAGCCCCTGTCCTCAAGTAG
- a CDS encoding DUF4342 domain-containing protein, translating to MKVDLNKIDQLRERIDLSYEEAVAYLEAAGGDLVRALVTAERDFVASSAADGEKPEAVFEDAGEPAGDGFGAKWIDRVSSLMRKGSSMRLVVERDGTQFASVPVAAGVIGIMWAPELAAVGAFAALASRCSVRIEDPNPGTAPRTGGD from the coding sequence GTGAAAGTGGACCTCAACAAGATAGATCAGCTTCGGGAGAGGATCGATCTGAGCTACGAGGAGGCGGTGGCCTACCTCGAGGCAGCAGGCGGAGACCTTGTACGTGCTCTTGTCACGGCTGAGCGTGACTTCGTTGCCAGTTCAGCTGCTGACGGGGAAAAGCCTGAGGCTGTTTTCGAGGACGCGGGCGAGCCTGCTGGGGACGGGTTCGGGGCAAAGTGGATCGACAGAGTGTCGAGCCTGATGCGCAAGGGGTCCTCGATGAGGCTTGTTGTGGAGCGCGATGGAACCCAGTTCGCCAGTGTTCCCGTGGCGGCAGGAGTAATCGGGATCATGTGGGCGCCGGAGCTGGCAGCTGTGGGCGCATTTGCTGCGCTTGCCTCGCGGTGCTCTGTCCGGATCGAGGATCCAAATCCAGGCACTGCGCCTAGGACCGGCGGTGATTGA
- the ppdK gene encoding pyruvate, phosphate dikinase — MGECKKPKHVYYFGGGKAEGTGEMKNLLGGKGAGLAEMVNLGIPVPPGFTITTEVCTAYYTNDRSWPEGLTEQVDEDLSRLEKDMGARFADLDNPLLVSVRSGARVSMPGMMDTILNLGLNDSTVQGLIKKSGNPRFAYDSYRRFIQMYSDVVLGVEHGLFEHALTEAKKARGAKLDTELNTEDLVGLVAEYKKIVREHTGVDFPDDPKEQLRGAIDAVFGSWNNQRAITYRKLNNIAGDWGTAVNVQAMVFGNMGETSGTGVAFTRDPATGEGVFYGEYLMNAQGEDVVAGIRTPQPISTLKDRMPEIYAELVKIYKVLENHYKDMQDIEFTIQEGRLFMLQTRTGKRTGPAAVRIAVELVKEGLIDEKTAVLRVPPAHLDQLLHPMIDPKAKVQVIGKGLPASPGAAVGRIVFTAEAAEEWASRGEKVILVRTETSPEDIGGMDAAVGILTARGGMTSHAAVVARGMGTCCVAGCGALMVNEKQKKLTCGAMALEEGDWITLNGSTGEVILGKAPLAQPALTGNFGKLMEWADKYRALKIRTNADTPKDAKQARAFGAEGIGLTRTEHMFFAEDRIRAMREMILSDTEEQRRTSLAKLLPFQKGDFIGIFREMAGLPVTIRLLDPPLHEFLPTHDQKKQIEEIAAEMGISEDKVLERIESLHELNPMLGFRGCRLGVVFPEIFEMQVRAIFEAACELTREGVAVLPEVMIPLVGTTGEMKMIKEYSVRVAEETIKEYGVDLHYMVGTMIEIPRATVIADKIAEDAEFFSFGTNDLTQMTFGYSRDDAGKFLKDYTDKNVLKSDPFQSLDQEGVGQLVKMGVKLGRATKPDLKIGVCGEHGGDPDSVDFFHRAGLNYVSCSPFRVPIARLAAAQAQIKNPRK, encoded by the coding sequence ATGGGAGAGTGCAAGAAGCCAAAGCATGTGTACTACTTCGGAGGCGGCAAGGCTGAGGGAACAGGTGAGATGAAGAACCTCCTTGGGGGCAAAGGGGCTGGTCTGGCTGAGATGGTCAACCTTGGCATCCCGGTGCCGCCAGGGTTCACTATCACCACGGAGGTATGCACCGCTTATTACACGAACGACCGATCCTGGCCTGAGGGCCTCACGGAGCAGGTGGATGAGGACCTTTCCCGCCTTGAGAAGGACATGGGGGCCAGGTTTGCAGACCTGGACAATCCGCTGCTCGTCTCGGTCAGGTCAGGCGCTCGCGTGTCGATGCCGGGGATGATGGACACCATCCTCAACCTCGGGCTCAACGACTCGACTGTGCAGGGCCTGATCAAGAAGTCGGGAAACCCCAGGTTTGCCTATGACAGCTACCGCAGATTCATCCAGATGTACTCCGATGTGGTGCTCGGCGTGGAGCACGGCCTCTTCGAGCATGCTCTGACCGAGGCGAAGAAGGCGAGAGGCGCTAAACTCGACACTGAGCTCAACACGGAAGACCTGGTTGGCCTGGTCGCGGAGTACAAGAAGATAGTCCGCGAGCACACGGGCGTGGACTTCCCGGATGACCCCAAGGAGCAGCTCCGCGGGGCGATCGACGCCGTATTCGGGTCGTGGAACAACCAGCGCGCCATTACATATCGGAAACTCAACAACATCGCAGGCGACTGGGGAACAGCCGTCAACGTTCAGGCGATGGTCTTCGGCAACATGGGAGAGACTTCAGGCACGGGAGTCGCATTCACTCGTGACCCAGCCACTGGCGAGGGCGTGTTCTACGGCGAGTATCTCATGAATGCACAGGGAGAGGACGTAGTGGCAGGCATCCGCACTCCCCAGCCCATAAGCACCCTCAAAGACAGGATGCCGGAGATCTATGCCGAGCTTGTAAAGATCTACAAGGTTCTCGAGAATCATTACAAGGACATGCAGGACATCGAGTTCACCATACAGGAAGGCCGCTTGTTCATGCTCCAGACCCGGACCGGGAAGAGGACAGGACCGGCCGCTGTTCGAATTGCCGTTGAACTGGTGAAGGAGGGGCTCATCGACGAGAAGACCGCGGTGCTCCGCGTTCCTCCCGCACATCTCGATCAGCTTCTGCACCCAATGATCGACCCCAAGGCCAAGGTGCAGGTCATTGGCAAAGGCCTTCCGGCATCGCCTGGCGCCGCAGTCGGTCGCATCGTGTTCACTGCTGAGGCTGCCGAGGAGTGGGCATCCCGCGGCGAGAAGGTAATCCTGGTGAGGACTGAGACTTCTCCCGAGGACATAGGCGGAATGGACGCCGCAGTTGGCATCCTCACCGCCAGAGGCGGCATGACCTCTCACGCTGCAGTGGTTGCACGTGGAATGGGGACCTGCTGTGTAGCAGGGTGCGGAGCTCTGATGGTGAATGAGAAGCAGAAGAAGCTCACGTGCGGTGCGATGGCCCTCGAGGAGGGGGATTGGATCACACTCAACGGTTCAACGGGAGAGGTAATACTGGGCAAGGCCCCCCTGGCTCAGCCGGCGCTCACAGGCAACTTTGGCAAGCTGATGGAGTGGGCCGACAAGTACCGCGCTCTCAAGATACGCACTAACGCCGACACCCCGAAGGACGCGAAGCAGGCGCGGGCGTTCGGCGCCGAGGGAATCGGCCTGACCCGCACAGAGCATATGTTCTTCGCCGAGGATAGGATTCGCGCTATGCGCGAGATGATCCTGTCAGATACTGAGGAGCAGAGGCGCACATCACTTGCCAAGCTGCTCCCATTCCAGAAAGGCGACTTCATAGGCATCTTCAGAGAGATGGCCGGGCTGCCGGTAACCATCAGGCTCCTGGACCCTCCTCTACATGAGTTCCTTCCTACCCACGATCAGAAGAAGCAGATCGAGGAGATCGCGGCTGAGATGGGGATCTCCGAGGACAAGGTGCTTGAGCGCATCGAATCCCTGCATGAGCTCAACCCGATGCTCGGCTTCCGTGGTTGCCGCCTCGGCGTGGTGTTCCCTGAGATCTTCGAGATGCAGGTGAGGGCGATTTTCGAAGCCGCCTGCGAGCTTACCCGGGAGGGAGTCGCTGTCCTTCCTGAGGTCATGATACCGCTGGTGGGAACCACCGGAGAGATGAAGATGATCAAGGAATACTCAGTCCGCGTAGCTGAGGAGACGATCAAGGAGTATGGAGTCGATCTCCACTACATGGTCGGAACGATGATCGAAATCCCTCGCGCCACTGTGATCGCTGACAAGATCGCGGAGGATGCGGAGTTCTTCTCGTTTGGCACCAACGACCTCACCCAGATGACCTTCGGGTACAGCCGGGACGATGCCGGCAAGTTCCTCAAAGACTACACCGACAAGAACGTGCTGAAGAGCGATCCGTTCCAGTCCCTTGACCAGGAAGGCGTTGGTCAGCTTGTCAAGATGGGTGTTAAGCTTGGCCGCGCAACAAAGCCCGACCTCAAGATAGGCGTGTGCGGTGAGCATGGTGGAGACCCTGATTCGGTCGACTTCTTCCACCGGGCGGGCCTGAACTACGTGAGCTGCTCGCCGTTCAGGGTGCCGATCGCGAGGCTCGCCGCGGCGCAGGCGCAGATCAAGAACCCCAGGAAGTAA
- the glyS gene encoding glycine--tRNA ligase subunit beta has protein sequence MVSERKDAVLEIGMEEIPARFMRQAIEDARARAVELLAAARLDADKVLALGSPRRIAVYLEGVAPSQPDLMRELRGPAAAAAYGPDGLPTKAAVGFARSAGVSVGSLERRATAGGEYMFAHAVEPGRSAEAVLTEIFPQIISALSFPKLMRWGSHDYRYVRPIRWILALHGGDIANFQWHDIRSGRTTMGHRTLAPGLCEIRSASEYCDRLREIGVMLDPEARTDSIREQANVLALAHGGKAIIDPELLEEVTFLVEWPTAFVGAFSREYLDLPEACVITPMKDHQRYFPVRDGNGVLLPLFIAIRNGGDYCLDTVRAGNEKVLAARLADAKFFYDEDMRTPLQDRIEALRELAFQEKLGTMYEKAERDRELVTVLLSGDAALAAAQRAAELAKADLVTSVVREFTELQGVMGREYGIRQGEAPDVAQAVFEHYLPRFAGDALPATRAGAALSVADKIDTIVGYFGLGLIPTGSADPYALRRQAAGLVAVHSQWRFDLGLDALAEKAAELYDTAGTLGETREKTVADVMEFLRARVKAALEEAGIRYDIADAALASGVARPGSVFERARALSAVADEAWFLALATAACRVRNIAGNTESACFTTERFEDAAESALYDAMRQLEADIRPIVGGGGTSHGAFVDSAAYQSSLERMSRVTQAVNDYFQAVMVMAPDPQVRENRLTMLRWVQSILFSVGDFSRVVFSAKES, from the coding sequence ATGGTGAGTGAACGGAAAGACGCCGTTCTAGAGATCGGGATGGAAGAGATCCCCGCAAGGTTCATGCGCCAGGCCATAGAGGATGCGAGAGCTCGCGCGGTGGAACTCCTCGCCGCGGCGCGACTCGATGCCGACAAGGTGCTGGCCTTGGGCAGCCCAAGAAGGATAGCCGTGTACCTAGAGGGAGTGGCGCCGTCACAGCCTGACCTCATGAGGGAACTCCGCGGTCCCGCGGCAGCTGCCGCCTACGGCCCGGACGGCCTCCCAACCAAGGCGGCGGTGGGGTTTGCGAGATCAGCTGGTGTGAGCGTGGGGTCACTGGAGAGGCGCGCGACCGCCGGAGGGGAGTACATGTTCGCCCATGCGGTGGAGCCTGGCCGCAGCGCGGAGGCTGTACTCACTGAGATATTCCCTCAGATCATCTCGGCCTTATCATTTCCGAAGTTGATGAGATGGGGTTCGCACGACTACAGGTATGTTCGCCCGATAAGGTGGATACTGGCCCTTCACGGCGGGGACATTGCGAACTTCCAGTGGCACGACATTAGGAGCGGTCGGACCACGATGGGACACCGCACCCTCGCCCCAGGCCTGTGCGAGATCCGGTCGGCTTCCGAATACTGCGACCGTCTCCGCGAGATAGGTGTAATGCTCGATCCCGAGGCGCGCACCGACTCCATACGGGAGCAGGCGAATGTGTTAGCACTAGCCCACGGAGGTAAGGCGATAATCGATCCCGAGCTTCTTGAGGAGGTCACGTTCCTTGTGGAGTGGCCCACCGCCTTCGTGGGAGCGTTCTCCAGGGAGTATCTCGACCTGCCTGAGGCGTGTGTGATTACTCCGATGAAGGATCACCAGCGCTACTTTCCAGTGCGCGATGGCAACGGCGTGCTCTTGCCGCTGTTTATCGCCATCCGCAATGGAGGAGACTACTGCCTCGACACCGTGAGGGCGGGGAACGAGAAGGTCCTAGCGGCGCGGCTCGCCGACGCCAAGTTCTTCTACGATGAGGACATGCGCACCCCTCTCCAGGACAGAATCGAAGCACTTCGTGAGCTGGCCTTTCAGGAGAAACTGGGGACAATGTATGAGAAGGCCGAGAGAGACCGCGAACTCGTTACGGTGCTTCTCTCGGGTGACGCTGCTCTTGCTGCTGCCCAGAGAGCTGCCGAGCTTGCAAAGGCCGACCTAGTCACCTCAGTGGTGCGCGAGTTCACCGAACTTCAGGGGGTCATGGGCAGGGAATACGGGATCAGGCAGGGCGAAGCGCCGGACGTCGCGCAGGCCGTGTTCGAGCACTACCTGCCGAGATTTGCAGGGGACGCCCTTCCGGCGACCCGCGCAGGCGCAGCTCTGTCGGTTGCAGACAAGATAGACACCATAGTAGGCTACTTCGGGCTGGGCCTGATCCCCACCGGATCGGCGGACCCGTATGCTCTGCGCCGGCAGGCGGCAGGGCTTGTCGCAGTGCATTCACAGTGGAGGTTCGATCTGGGCCTTGATGCCCTTGCGGAGAAGGCCGCAGAGCTGTACGATACTGCGGGGACGCTGGGTGAAACCCGTGAGAAGACAGTGGCTGATGTCATGGAGTTCCTCCGGGCGAGGGTGAAGGCAGCGCTGGAAGAGGCCGGGATCAGATACGACATAGCCGATGCGGCGCTTGCTTCCGGAGTGGCGCGCCCCGGATCAGTGTTCGAGCGGGCGAGAGCGCTAAGCGCAGTAGCGGATGAGGCTTGGTTCCTAGCCCTCGCTACTGCGGCCTGCCGAGTGAGGAACATAGCTGGAAACACGGAGTCGGCCTGTTTCACCACAGAGCGCTTCGAGGATGCGGCCGAATCCGCCCTGTACGATGCAATGAGGCAGTTGGAAGCGGACATACGTCCGATCGTCGGAGGCGGAGGAACCTCGCACGGGGCATTCGTGGATTCCGCAGCCTATCAGTCGAGCCTTGAGCGGATGAGCAGAGTGACTCAGGCGGTGAACGATTACTTCCAGGCAGTGATGGTCATGGCGCCGGACCCACAGGTGAGGGAGAACCGACTTACGATGCTAAGGTGGGTCCAGAGTATTCTCTTCTCAGTCGGGGATTTCTCGCGGGTAGTGTTCAGCGCGAAAGAGAGCTAA
- a CDS encoding glycine--tRNA ligase subunit alpha: MNFQDLIVRLEHYWASHGVTIQQPYVIEVGAGTMSPHTFLRVLGTRPWNVAYVQPSRRPADGRYGENPNRLFQHHQCQVILKPSPDDVQDLYLGSLAEIGLNPLEHDIRFVEDNWEAPTLGAWGAGWEVWLDGMEITQFTYFQQVGGMDVKPVSAEITYGLERLSMYLQGVDNVYDLEWANGLSYGEVYRQAEFEFSKYAFELADVDALRGSFDSCEHEAIRCVEAGLLLPGYDYVLKCSHVFNLMDARGAFGVAQRAAYMARVRALARKVAVAWVKREREEAPTNDGE; the protein is encoded by the coding sequence TTGAACTTTCAGGACCTAATAGTAAGACTGGAGCATTACTGGGCCAGCCATGGCGTCACGATACAGCAACCTTACGTGATCGAGGTTGGGGCCGGCACCATGAGCCCGCATACGTTCCTCCGGGTTCTCGGGACCCGTCCGTGGAATGTGGCATATGTGCAGCCTTCGCGGAGACCTGCAGATGGCAGATACGGCGAAAACCCGAACCGCCTGTTCCAGCATCACCAGTGCCAAGTGATCCTTAAACCAAGTCCAGACGATGTGCAGGACCTCTACCTGGGTAGCCTCGCTGAAATCGGCCTCAACCCTCTCGAACACGACATCAGGTTCGTGGAGGACAACTGGGAGGCTCCTACGCTGGGCGCATGGGGCGCCGGGTGGGAAGTGTGGCTCGATGGAATGGAGATAACCCAGTTTACGTACTTTCAGCAGGTGGGCGGCATGGACGTGAAGCCCGTGTCGGCAGAGATCACCTATGGGCTGGAGAGGCTCTCCATGTACCTGCAGGGCGTTGACAACGTGTACGATCTGGAATGGGCCAACGGGCTATCCTATGGGGAGGTCTATCGTCAGGCGGAATTCGAGTTCTCAAAGTACGCGTTCGAGCTGGCTGATGTGGATGCCCTGCGTGGATCGTTCGATAGTTGCGAGCACGAGGCCATTCGATGTGTTGAGGCAGGCCTCTTGCTCCCTGGATACGACTACGTGCTGAAATGCTCCCACGTGTTCAACCTGATGGATGCGAGGGGCGCCTTTGGCGTCGCTCAGCGAGCCGCGTACATGGCTCGAGTCCGCGCGCTTGCGCGAAAGGTCGCAGTGGCCTGGGTTAAGCGCGAGAGGGAGGAGGCCCCGACGAACGATGGTGAGTGA
- a CDS encoding epoxyqueuosine reductase QueH, which translates to MKILLHSCCAPCTTYSLEALRASGHDVLGYFRNPNIHPYTEHRRRVDTFKAYCAAVGHEAIIDEAYGLREYLAAVGSDIDNRCEVCYRMRLGPAAAIAAERGCDAFTTTLLISPYQNHELLRKVGEAEGALAGVAFAYFDFRPGYRRSVEMSKEMGLYRQPYCGCIFSEEERYSKAFRRRPE; encoded by the coding sequence TTGAAGATCTTGCTCCATTCATGCTGCGCTCCGTGCACCACCTACTCACTGGAGGCGCTCAGGGCCTCAGGCCATGATGTCCTGGGTTACTTCAGGAACCCCAATATTCACCCATACACTGAGCACCGCCGCCGCGTTGATACGTTCAAGGCGTACTGCGCCGCGGTGGGCCACGAGGCGATTATCGACGAGGCGTATGGATTGCGGGAGTATCTCGCTGCAGTTGGATCAGATATCGACAACCGCTGCGAGGTGTGCTACCGAATGCGGCTTGGTCCCGCAGCCGCCATTGCCGCCGAGAGAGGCTGCGATGCTTTCACTACAACGCTCCTGATAAGCCCATACCAGAACCACGAGCTTCTCAGGAAGGTGGGAGAAGCCGAAGGCGCCCTTGCGGGGGTGGCTTTTGCGTATTTCGACTTCCGACCGGGATACAGGAGGAGCGTCGAGATGTCGAAGGAAATGGGCCTCTACCGCCAACCATACTGTGGCTGCATTTTCAGTGAGGAAGAGCGGTACTCGAAAGCCTTCCGGCGGCGGCCTGAGTGA